From Pseudodesulfovibrio alkaliphilus, one genomic window encodes:
- a CDS encoding sigma-70 family RNA polymerase sigma factor: MTASRNTSTPAVEPVDAELLTTDTEDEELDIDEALSPDDEPDLTDADLDSSFGGDSSLPARLDPPESRLPAFVTASSKEVRVRDPLQLYLREIARFPLLDPEEEYALAKRVQDENDQDAAFKLVSSHLRLVVKIAMDFQRRWMQNALDLIQEGNVGLLKAVTRFDPEKGIKFSYYAAFWIKAYILKYIMDNWRMVKVGTTQTQRKLFYNLNKERQRLLAMGFDPTTEALSKSLGVSEAEIDEMDQRLSRNDMSLNTPLGEDSDATRMDFLPSLGPGIEESLASDQIVDLLLENLKAIRPTLNDKELAILDERLLSDDPVTLREIGERFDVTRERVRQIEARLIAKIREHMTEKIKGFSKDWVLEHD, encoded by the coding sequence ATGACAGCCTCACGCAACACATCCACCCCCGCCGTCGAACCCGTCGATGCCGAACTCCTGACGACCGATACGGAGGACGAAGAGCTCGACATCGACGAAGCCCTCTCCCCGGACGACGAGCCGGATCTGACGGACGCCGATCTGGACAGCAGTTTTGGGGGCGACTCTTCGCTGCCCGCCCGGCTCGACCCGCCCGAGTCGCGGCTGCCCGCCTTTGTGACCGCATCTTCCAAGGAGGTCCGGGTCCGCGACCCGCTCCAGCTTTATCTTCGGGAGATAGCGCGCTTTCCCCTGCTTGATCCCGAGGAGGAATACGCCCTGGCCAAGCGGGTTCAGGACGAAAACGATCAGGACGCGGCCTTCAAGCTCGTCTCCTCCCACTTGCGGCTGGTGGTCAAGATCGCCATGGACTTCCAGCGCCGCTGGATGCAGAACGCCCTGGATCTGATCCAGGAGGGCAACGTCGGCCTGCTCAAGGCCGTGACCCGCTTCGACCCGGAAAAGGGCATCAAGTTTTCCTACTACGCGGCCTTCTGGATCAAGGCGTATATACTCAAGTACATCATGGACAACTGGCGCATGGTCAAGGTGGGCACCACCCAGACCCAGCGCAAGCTCTTTTACAACCTGAACAAGGAACGGCAGCGCCTCCTGGCCATGGGCTTTGACCCCACCACCGAGGCGTTGAGCAAGAGCCTCGGGGTCAGCGAGGCCGAAATCGACGAGATGGACCAGCGCCTGTCCAGGAACGACATGTCCCTCAACACCCCGCTGGGAGAGGACTCCGACGCCACGCGAATGGACTTTCTGCCGTCGCTGGGCCCGGGTATTGAGGAATCTCTGGCCAGCGACCAGATCGTGGACCTGCTCCTGGAAAATCTCAAGGCCATCCGGCCCACGCTCAACGACAAGGAGCTGGCCATCCTCGACGAACGGCTGCTCTCCGACGACCCTGTGACCCTGCGCGAGATCGGCGAGCGGTTCGATGTCACCCGCGAGCGCGTACGCCAGATCGAAGCCCGGCTCATCGCCAAGATACGCGAGCACATGACAGAGAAGATCAAAGGGTTTTCCAAAGACTGGGTGCTCGAACACGACTAA
- a CDS encoding tetratricopeptide repeat protein → MKRIHRHGPLLPLILLILSLTGLSACAARGGPVPTSQARPLTPEARLSYDFLVYQDQLQRLQRHMAEGVRSPLSDKEVAEIAARAEAALDRLLVEAPAPQLFLEKAGFTWNDPAGTARSRQTLKDGLEKFPDDQLLTIYLANTYVMDDRVDDAVEVMEDYLSRKADDHQARERLGQMLLDSGREAQALDALKKIPADRRSPDALFAMGRAQGALGMRKAAIASLTKAAAMDDTFTEALVELAYQYELARDYVSAEKTYVRILERGEQYPEARLRVIGLNLKLNNPSRALAMTLDGPASKAFILDAVLLFINDGFYAQGSTALDRLTSDGEVPAEYYFYKAVIANDGEGDPAKALTFLGRVGRDDRLYPHALRFKAQLQNAMGNEAEALVTARRGKQDFPDLTIFYILESALLKNGGDADGAENVLRQGIARLKGDPELSYELAMLYEVQGRRAEGLALMEGVLREHPDNSNALNFVGYTLAEEGRDLDRALVLVEKASLLDPENGYILDSVAWVHFKMGDHAKAWENIGYAVDMVDSDPVIWEHYGDIARAMGKKAEARKGYRNAIRLGSPHPEAVRKKLQGL, encoded by the coding sequence ATGAAACGCATACACCGCCATGGCCCGCTGCTGCCGCTGATCCTGCTCATCCTGTCGCTGACAGGGCTTTCGGCCTGCGCGGCTCGCGGCGGGCCGGTGCCGACCTCCCAGGCGCGGCCACTGACCCCTGAGGCCCGGCTGAGTTACGACTTCCTGGTCTACCAGGACCAGTTGCAGCGACTGCAGCGGCACATGGCCGAAGGCGTGCGCAGCCCCCTCTCCGACAAGGAGGTGGCCGAGATCGCGGCCAGGGCCGAAGCCGCCCTGGACCGTCTTCTTGTGGAAGCGCCCGCGCCCCAGCTCTTTCTCGAAAAGGCCGGATTCACCTGGAACGATCCGGCAGGCACGGCGCGGTCCCGCCAGACCCTGAAGGACGGGCTGGAAAAATTCCCCGACGACCAGCTCCTGACCATCTACCTCGCCAACACCTATGTCATGGACGACCGGGTGGACGATGCCGTGGAGGTCATGGAGGATTATCTTTCAAGAAAGGCCGACGACCATCAGGCCAGGGAGCGCCTCGGCCAGATGCTGCTGGATTCAGGCCGCGAGGCCCAGGCCCTGGACGCCCTCAAGAAAATCCCGGCCGACCGGCGCTCGCCAGACGCCCTCTTTGCCATGGGCCGCGCCCAGGGCGCCCTGGGCATGCGCAAGGCGGCCATCGCCAGCCTGACCAAGGCTGCGGCCATGGACGACACCTTCACCGAAGCCCTGGTCGAACTGGCCTACCAGTACGAGCTTGCCAGGGACTATGTGTCCGCCGAAAAAACCTATGTCCGCATCCTGGAGCGCGGCGAGCAATATCCCGAAGCCCGGCTGCGGGTCATCGGCCTCAACCTCAAGCTCAACAACCCCTCGCGCGCCCTGGCCATGACCCTTGACGGCCCGGCCAGCAAGGCTTTCATCCTCGACGCCGTGCTCCTGTTCATCAACGACGGGTTTTACGCCCAGGGCTCCACCGCCCTGGACCGGCTCACCTCCGACGGCGAGGTTCCCGCGGAATACTACTTCTACAAGGCCGTCATCGCCAACGACGGCGAGGGCGATCCGGCCAAGGCCCTGACCTTCCTCGGCAGGGTGGGCCGGGACGACCGGCTCTATCCCCACGCCCTGCGCTTCAAGGCCCAGCTCCAGAACGCCATGGGCAACGAGGCCGAGGCCCTGGTCACGGCCCGCCGGGGCAAGCAGGACTTTCCGGACCTGACCATATTCTATATCCTCGAATCCGCGCTGCTCAAGAACGGCGGCGACGCCGACGGGGCCGAGAACGTGTTGCGCCAGGGCATCGCACGGCTCAAGGGGGACCCCGAGCTGTCCTACGAGCTGGCCATGCTCTACGAGGTGCAAGGCCGCCGCGCAGAGGGGCTGGCCCTGATGGAGGGCGTCCTGCGCGAGCACCCGGACAACAGCAATGCCCTCAACTTCGTGGGCTACACCCTGGCCGAGGAGGGGCGCGACCTCGATCGCGCCCTGGTCCTGGTCGAAAAGGCATCGCTCCTTGATCCTGAAAACGGCTATATCCTCGACTCCGTGGCCTGGGTCCACTTCAAGATGGGCGACCACGCCAAGGCATGGGAAAACATCGGCTACGCCGTGGACATGGTGGACAGCGACCCGGTCATCTGGGAGCATTACGGCGACATAGCCAGGGCCATGGGCAAAAAGGCCGAGGCCCGCAAGGGATACCGCAACGCCATCAGGCTCGGCTCCCCCCACCCGGAAGCGGTCAGAAAGAAGTTGCAGGGCCTATGA